The DNA sequence CAGGTGGCGCACTCGATCTGATTGCCGCGCGCCTCCCAGGAGTGGTCGAAGGCGAAGTTCAGGCGATGGCTGCGTGGACGCTCGACGTTGTCACCGGAGTGGCAGTCCTGGCAGTCGACCTGCGCGTGGCAGTTGCTGCAGTTCTGCTGGTCGTGTCCGGCTTCGACGCCGTGCCACAGCTCCCAACCCACGATGTGATCGTCGGGAACGTACTCCTCGCCCTGGCTGTGGCACACGTGGCAGTCCTGCAGGTCCGCCGCCGTGGTGTGGCAGCTGCGGCAGTCCACCTTGGGCGGTGCGGCCACGATGGCCTCTGCCGGTCCGTGACAGCTCGCGCAGTCCATCTCGGACTCGACGTGTGCCACGTGCGAGAACCGATCGACGGCGCTCGCCTTCTCGGCGTAGCCCCAGGGGTCGTCGACGTCGACGTGGCACAGACCGCAGTTGTCCATGCTCTCGACGTCGTGGCAGTTCGCGCAGGACGCCTTCTCGGGCAGGAGCAGGTCGGTCCCGGCATTCGACTCCCACGCGCCCTCGTGACACTCGACGCACTCCATGCCCATCTCGGCGTGCAGCGCGTGGTCGTACATGATGCCGCTCTTCGAGTAGTCGGCGGCCAGAACCGTCGTGGTGACACCGAGCAGCAGCGCGGTCGTGATCGTGGTCAGCTTCGTCATCACTCACCCCCCGAGCCCAGGCCGAAGCGTGTCGCGCCGCGGCCCGCCATCAGGTCGAGTCCGAGCAGCACGCGGGTGTCCTCGGAGAACAAGGGATTCTCGAGCGACTGGACCTCGGCGCGCAGCCTGAGTCCGTCGACGAGCTCGACGCGCGCACGCGCGAAGGCCGTGACCAGTTCACGCGTGAGGTCGTCGGGAGCGTCCTCGACGAGGGCGTACTCCGCGAACACGGCGCCGGCCGAGACGTCGACCCGGTCGAAGAATCGGTAGTGGGCATCGCCGTACCAGCGGAAGTCCTCACCGGCATCGCCCGAGGTCGCGGCCAGACCGACCCGTACGTACGGGACCAGCACGGCCAGGCCGAAGCGATCGGTGTCGCGGTCGTCGACCGAGCTGCGCGCAGCTTCGATCTCGCCACCGAAACCGTTCTCGAGCTCGTAGCGCGCGCTGCCGCGCAGCAACGACACCCGCTCGAGATCGTCGGCGAAGATCGAGAAGAACGAGCTGGCCTCGATGATCGGCTTGCGGTCGATGTACTGCAGGGTGAAGACCGGGAGGTCGCGGCGGGGCTGGTAGCGCGTCAGCAGGTCGAAGCGCTCGAACTCCTCGCTCTCGGCATCGAAGGAGCCCCGCAACAGTGCTCGCCATCCGCGCGTCGGGGTGACGAGGAGCTCGCCACCGATCGGCGTCGCGGTGGTCTCGCCCCCGTCCTGGCGCGTGGCGAGCCACGCACCGACGCGGGCACGGCGGGCCACCTGACCGACGACGCGCACACCGTAGGCACCGTCGTCGCTCAACTCACCGGCCTCGAAGCTGCGGTCGGTCGGAGCCTGCCCGCCACCCCAGAGGTGCACCCGCCAGAGGCGGTGTGGCCGGACCGAGATCCACGCCCCGTCGAGGGTGTGGCGATTCGTTCCTTCCTGGAGGAATTGACGGCCCAGCCGGACCCGTGTGTCGAAGCGATCGAAGCTCAGACCGGCGTAGGCGGCGTAGAGATGGTCTTCGGTGAAGACGGCGCCCTCGTCGGCGAGGTCGGTGGCGTAGCGCCCGGAGACGCGGAAGTCCAACCGTCCCGCCGCGAGCTGGCCGACCGTCACGTCGAAGTGCTCGTAGAGTGGAGCGAGGTCGAGTTCGCGACCGGTCTCGGTCACGTCCTGGTAGAAATAGGCGGTACTGCGCAGCTGCGCCGACCACGTGAACGGAGTCGCCGTCTGGGCGAACGACGGCAGGGCCGTCGTCAGCACGAGCAGCAGGACTCCGACACGAAGGGCACGGGTTCCGCGCAAGAACACGCCCGCTCGGCGTGCGTCCTTGCAGGTCATCGCGATGGTCCAGGGGTGCGCCGCTGCCGGCACGGCACCGGAGGGTGACGTGCAGCATCGGACCCGTATCGTGGCGAGTACGCTACGGCAGGACGCTTGCCAGCGGCTCTATCGAAAGCGTGATCGAGAATCCGGGCCAACTCGTTGCACGAAAACGTGATAGCGACGCTCCGAGATATCTCAGGAATCTGTGCAACCCGCATTGCCGATGAAGTGATCCGCGCAGTCGTCGCAGGGAACCGGGTTCTTCAGGTCGATCTCCTCGACCGCGCCCGAGAAGTTCATGACACAGCCGGGAACCTTGCAGTGGATGGCCCCCTGCAGGTGGCCGATCTCGTGCACCGATTCCGTGAGCAGTCGCTGCGCGAGCAGGTCGAGGTCGGCCGGGAGACCGTACATCTCGGGCCGGAGGCGGTGGATCGACACCAGCGCCGAGCAACCACCGAGATGGGCTTCGCCGAAGACGAAGGTGAAGATCGAGGCGAAGAGATCGACGTCGGCGATGCCGAGCACGGCCTCGTTCTCGCGGTGTGCGACGCCCCGCAGTGCGGTGAGCAGCTTGCGGCTGTCGTACTGGCCCCGCGTGGTCCGGAAGGCGAATCCGGGGTCGAGGACCTTCGCCTCGACCCGGACCGGCAGGCGGAGAACGGGCTTCAGACCCTCGGCGAGGTCGTCCACCTGCTCCGGTGGAGTCTCACCGATCCTCACCAGCGCCAGCGCTTCCAACCTCACCGTCCCGGGTCAGCCCGTACTGCTTGATCTTGTTGTACACGGTTCCCCGGTCGATCCGCAGCACGCGCGAGGCTTCGGAGATGTTCCAGTCGGTCTCCTCGAGCACGGCGAGCACGTGGTCGCGCTCCACGGTGGCCAGACTGCGATCACCTGAGGCCGGCCGACCCGGGACGACGGCACTTCCCTGCTCGATCGGGAGGTCCTCGGCGTCGATCACGCCCCCCCGCTGCACCACGAGCGCACGCTCGATCGCGTTGCTCAACTCGCGGACGTTGCCCGGCCAGTCGTGCGCCTCCATCCGCTCCATGGCGGGGGCGGTGAACTGGGGCACCGGACGGTTCATCTGCCCGGCGAAGCGCTGCGCGAAGTGCAGGACCAGGTCGCGGATGTCCTCGCGCCGGTCCCGCAGGGGTGGGACATGGATCTCGAAGACGTTGATCCGGTAGTAGAGGTCTTCGCGGAATCGGCC is a window from the Candidatus Krumholzibacteriia bacterium genome containing:
- a CDS encoding cytochrome c3 family protein, whose amino-acid sequence is MTKLTTITTALLLGVTTTVLAADYSKSGIMYDHALHAEMGMECVECHEGAWESNAGTDLLLPEKASCANCHDVESMDNCGLCHVDVDDPWGYAEKASAVDRFSHVAHVESEMDCASCHGPAEAIVAAPPKVDCRSCHTTAADLQDCHVCHSQGEEYVPDDHIVGWELWHGVEAGHDQQNCSNCHAQVDCQDCHSGDNVERPRSHRLNFAFDHSWEARGNQIECATCHMDPGFCADCHRQYDVLPRNHSRADWLLPTGDGGAHGTEALLEMEGCISCHDTGASDPLCADCHGR
- a CDS encoding archaemetzincin family Zn-dependent metalloprotease yields the protein MEALALVRIGETPPEQVDDLAEGLKPVLRLPVRVEAKVLDPGFAFRTTRGQYDSRKLLTALRGVAHRENEAVLGIADVDLFASIFTFVFGEAHLGGCSALVSIHRLRPEMYGLPADLDLLAQRLLTESVHEIGHLQGAIHCKVPGCVMNFSGAVEEIDLKNPVPCDDCADHFIGNAGCTDS